A segment of the Pogoniulus pusillus isolate bPogPus1 unplaced genomic scaffold, bPogPus1.pri scaffold_47_arrow_ctg1, whole genome shotgun sequence genome:
cccttcccctttgccAGGGCAATGCTGTGCACCAGTTCTTCTGTGAAGTCCCCCAGATCCtcaagctctcctgctccacagcctaccTCAGGGAACTTTGGCTCATTGTGGTCAATGTTTGTTTAGTCTTTGCCTGTTTTGTGTTCATTGTGGTGTCCTATGTGCAGAtcttcagggcagtgctgaggatgccctctcagcagggacgccacaaagcctttgccacctgcctccctcacctggctgtgctctccctGTTTGTCATCACTGCCTCCTTTGCCTCCCTGAAGCTCCCATCCATGTCCTCCCCATCCTCAAACCTGGTTGTGTCAGTTCTGTACTCAGTGGTGCCCCCAGCAGTGAACCCTCTCATCTACAGCCTGAGgaaccaggagctgaaggctgccctgagcaaactgctcCCTGGATGCTTTCAAAAGCAATAAACTCTTtgtcttctgctgcagagcagctctggcagactgaagatgagtcagcagtgtgcccaggtggccaagagagccagtgtcatcctggcctgcataaggaagagtgtggccagtggaaCAAGGcaggtcattcttcccctgtactgaacactggttaggccataccttgagtactgtgtccagttctgggcccctcaattgaagagagatgttgaggtgctggaacatgtccagagtagggcaacaaagctggtgaggggcctggaacataaagcctatgtggagaggctgagggagatgggggtatttagcctggagaagaggaggctcaggggggacctcattgctgtctacaactacctgaatggaggttgtggccaggtggggttggtctcttct
Coding sequences within it:
- the LOC135174120 gene encoding olfactory receptor 14J1-like, which encodes MAYDCYVAICRPLHYGTLLGSRACAHMAAAAWACGFLYALLHTANIFSLPLCQGNAVHQFFCEVPQILKLSCSTAYLRELWLIVVNVCLVFACFVFIVVSYVQIFRAVLRMPSQQGRHKAFATCLPHLAVLSLFVITASFASLKLPSMSSPSSNLVVSVLYSVVPPAVNPLIYSLRNQELKAALSKLLPGCFQKQ